The Verrucomicrobiota bacterium region CCACGGATAAAAAAATCACCGAAAACAGTTGCAAAAATTAACACCGTTGCTGGTGATACGCCCCACCTTTTCCCAACAACCCTGCAAGGGTTGCGTCAATTTTCGCTCGGATAGGATCACTGACGTTAGCCGCAGGACCGGATAGCGCGGGATAATCATGCCGTGTCCATTGCCGCAACCACTTTCAGGGTTGTCCGGTCATGGTGGATGGCGTACCCAAGGTGGAATTGGCTCCCATTGCCCCTGCCAATTCGACCTTGTATAGCTGCTCCGATGACGCAATCCATACTGGATTGTCCGGAATGGCACCCCATCATCCCGGACGGGATGACAGAATGTAGCGTCATGAGGGGAACGGGGCATGCCCTTCGGAAAGCCATCCAATAAACCCAACTGCACCCGCTCCGAGGTGCCAGAGTTTACTTTATTCCAAATCGCTATCAAGATGAGACTCATTCGCTGGTCTTTTAAGCTGCTGGCTTCGTTGCTCGCTCGTTATCCCGACAGGTCGGGACGGGTATGCGCCTCGCTCGCGTCTCGCCAGCCGCCCAAAATCCTGCGCGCCTTAGTCTCAGCTTGAAAGCTCATTGGAATTAACGCCCGCCGTTAAAGTTGGGGAACCTCGTTTTTTGAAGTTTTTGGCGGTTTTTTGCGCAAGCAATCTATTTTCAGGATGTAACCTACATGGTTTTGGCTGGAAAGCAGGTTCAACCGCCCCAAAACCACCGAAAATTTTCAATAATTGGGGAAAACGAGCCTTGCACAATTGGTGGGGGATGGACAGGATTGAACCCATCGCAAATATGTTATCCAAAATCATATCCGGGTTGCTCGTATGCAGTTGGGTGACCGCCCTCACGGCGGCAGAACCGCCGCCAGCACTACCGCCTCACCCCCGGTTGTTGTTGAATGCGGACGGCATCGCCCAGCTCAAGGCGCGGGTGACCGCCGCACCATGGGCAAAGCGGGAATGGGATGCCTTACTCAAGCAAACCAGCCGATACCTTTCACAGCCCGTGGAACTGCCACCGCGCGGCGGCAATTGGAGTCATAATTATGTGTGTCCCACTCATGGGGCGCGCTTGAAGCAGGGTCAAAAAATCGGCCCGTGGCAGTGGGAACACTGGTGCTCTGCGGGCAAACATAACCTCAAAGGCGATCCGTCCAAAGGCTCGCTGGACTTTGATGGCAATGCCATTTCCGGGATTCACTTTGAGCTGGCCAAACAGGTTGTGGACCACGGCTTGGTATTTCAAGTGACCGGCGACGCGCGCCATGCACAGAAGGCGCGGGAAATTCTATTGGCATACGCGGGTAAGTATCTCGACTACCCCATGCACAACAACAAGGGAGCGCCGGGAAAAGGCGGCCGGGTGGCCTCGCAATCCCTGACCGAGGCATCCTGGGTGATTGAAATCGTTCAAGGGGCCGATCTGGTTTGGAGCACCCTGAGCGACGGGGATCGCACGGCGATCACCCGCCAGATCCTCAGACCGGCCCTCGAGGAAACCATTCTGAAGAGCAAACTGGGGATTCATAATATCCAATGCCGGCTGAACAGCGCGATTGGCCTCGTCGGCTTTCTACTTGGGGATCAAACCTTGATTACCCGGGCCATTGACGATCCCACGCTGGGATATCGTCAACAGATGGAACGCGGCGTGCTGGCCGATGGCATGTGGACTGAAGGCAGTAGCGGATATCACTTTTTCACCGTCGCCGGGGTCTGGCCGCTAACTGAGGCGGCGCGCAACTGCGGGATGGATTTGTATGGTGAGAAATTCAAGCGCATGTTTGACGCGCCCCTGACCATGGCCATGCCGAATTTTGTGCTACCCGATTTCAATGACAGCGGCATGATGAGCCTGCAAGGCGAGGCTGACTTGTATGAACTGGGCTATGCGCGCTACCGGAACCCGGCATACGCCGCGCTCCTCTCCCAGAGCAAACGCCAGAGCCGGATGGCGCTCCTGTATGGGGTGACGGAGTTGCCCCCGGCCAGCACCCTGACGCTGGCGAGCCGAAATTCCCCAGCCTCCGGCTACGCCATTCTGCAACGCGGACAGGACCAGGACGCAACCTGGTTGTGCGCCAAATACGGCCCACATGGCGGCGGGCATGGCCATCCGGATAAAAACCACTTCCTCCTGTTCGCCCACGGCCAGGTCGTGGCACCGGACGGCGGAACCCATGCCTATGGCTCGCCACTGCACAACGGCTGGGACAAATCCACCTTTGCCCATAACACGTTGGTGGTCGATGAGACCTCCCAGAAAGCCGCCGAGGGCCGGAGCCTGGCGTTTGGATCGGAGCAAGGAGTGGATTTCTCCATGACCGAAGCGGGGGCCATTTATGCCGGGGTGCGGTTTGTGCGCACCATTGCCCTGCTCACGCCAGAAATAATTGTATTTATGGATCAAGTGCGCGCCAGCGAGCCACACACCTATGACCTGGTCTATCATCAGATGGGCCACTGGCAGGGATTGACTGCCGGCCAGCCATGGACGCCACCGAATCGCCCGGGCTATCAGTACTTGACCGAGGCCACAGTTCGCAACCTTGGCCCGGATGGATTGCGGCTGCAAACCACCATCAAAGCGGACTGGCAACCGGTGATCCACATCGCCAGCGGGGAACCAGTGGAAATCATCACCGGCCATGGCATTTTGAAAACTACCGAAGACCAAGTGCCCCTGGTGATTCAAAGACGCAAAGGCACCGAGGCCGCGTTTTTGTGGGCGGTGTCGCTGACCAACCAACCGGTCACGCTCCGCTCCCTGCCGCTCAAGGACGGTGGCGGAGCCAAACTGGCAGCTTCCGAGGCAATGCTGGTGGAAGTGTCTGCCGGTCGCCAACGCTGGCAGTTACTGGCAAACCCAGAAAAGCGAACTGTGGTTATGGACGGCCCCTCGCTGCCCCTCACCACCAGCCCGTTTCAGGTCTGGACCAAATAGATATTTTACTTTAACGCCCGCCGTTAAAGCCGGGAACCCTCGGGTTTTGACGTTTTTAGCGGTTTTTTGCGTAAATGCCTTATTCTCAGCATGTAACCTGCATGGTTTGGGCGAGAACACCGGCTCAATTACCCCAAAAACCTCAAAAAACGTCAAAAATCCATGTGCGTTTTGGCGAAACCTACATGGGTTTGACTGAAACCCACATAGGATTGGCTCAGACCCACATGGGTTTGGGCCAATCCCACATGGGGTTGGCTGTGGCCGGCATGGGGTTGGACCAAACCTACCCAGGATCGGCTCAGACCCACATAGGATTGGACTGGAACCCATATGGGTTTTTGCCAAACCCACATGGGATCGACTGAAACCCACATGGGATCGGCGGCGGCCCACATGGGTTTGGCCATCATGAAGCAAACCGCCCCGGTCCAATTTTGGCTTGCATTAAAACCCTGCCGGCGGTGAAAGTACTCACCATGAAATTCACACAAGCAATGCAAGAGGTTTTTAACCGGCTGGCGCGACAGGCAAAATGGATCGCCTTGGTCTTGGCGGTAGCAGCGCTGAGTGGATGTGCAACCACCAGCGGCGTTTTGTATTCAACATGGAATGGTCCTGCTGAAGAATGGCCAACTACATCAGGAGCGATGGCAGAGGCGTCTTTCGCTCTTCCTGTATATTTAAACAATAATCCGGAGAAGCCTTATCAGGTGATTGGTATGGTGCGGTACAAAAGTCCCTTTGGACAGTCACGCACATATTGGCGCGACAAGATTATTGAGCGATTTGTGGAAAAGACCCTGGAAATTAGCGCTGACGCATTGATCATTCCCACCGTTCAACCAAATCCACGGTCAGAAATGATTGGTTACGTCATTCAATGGATTCCAAGTGCTATTGTGGAAGCGCAAAAGCAGGCCAAATTAAAATTCTGGAAGGACTTTGAGGAAAAGAACGGCAAACTGATGCAGAATCGGGAATTATTTGAATGCGGGATAAAATATCTGGAAACAAAAGGAATCAAACCGTGCAGCGAGGACATGGCCAAACAGTTGGCAGACCTGCTTGGGCAGATAACAACCCAGGACAAGTCCCGCTGGACCGGCCCTTGGCTGGTCAAAGGACACATTCAAAACAAGCGCCTGGTTTCGGCACAAACCGAGACGTTTGTGACGCTGGCCCAGATTACGGAGGCGGGGAAGAAGTACGTTTTCATCACCCAAGGCGCGCGCTGCGAACTGAATTTCAACGGCACCATTGAACCCGGACAAATCAAAGGCACGCTGGGCATTGGCGCGAAGGATTTTTCCGTGACCACGGAAATCACCGGAGTAGTGGTGAATGATAAAATCTCAATCACCCTGCGGCAGTTGACCGAAGCGGGAGTCGTGGAAGGCAATTTGACCTTATTGCGTTAAACAACAACCAAAGCAAAATCGTTATGAAAAAAACAATCCTCATCCTGTCCATAGCGGCTGTGACTCTTGGTGGCTACCTGCTCTATCCCGCCAAGGCCGATTCCAAGAATTCATCGCAAACGTATGAGTATGCCACAATCCGCTGGAGTGGCCGTGAGAACACACACCTGATCCGCCCCAACGGCGAGGCGGAAATGCTGGGACCGCTCTTCGCCAACGTCCCCAGACGCCGTGATAAGAGCGAACGCGTGGACGACCGGGTGTTATGCCTGAACATTGCGGTCAACGCCTTGGCCAAGGAAGGGTATGAAGTGGCCGCCATGACCAGCGACGAAGTCATGATGAAACGCCCCACGGCTCGCTAAAGTTGAAGTTGGTGATAGAACAACGACCGAGGACAATACAAATCAAGTGAACACGGAGATGCAAACAGACCTCGCAAAACGAGTTAAACAGGAGGTGCTACGTCCGTT contains the following coding sequences:
- a CDS encoding heparinase II/III family protein gives rise to the protein MLSKIISGLLVCSWVTALTAAEPPPALPPHPRLLLNADGIAQLKARVTAAPWAKREWDALLKQTSRYLSQPVELPPRGGNWSHNYVCPTHGARLKQGQKIGPWQWEHWCSAGKHNLKGDPSKGSLDFDGNAISGIHFELAKQVVDHGLVFQVTGDARHAQKAREILLAYAGKYLDYPMHNNKGAPGKGGRVASQSLTEASWVIEIVQGADLVWSTLSDGDRTAITRQILRPALEETILKSKLGIHNIQCRLNSAIGLVGFLLGDQTLITRAIDDPTLGYRQQMERGVLADGMWTEGSSGYHFFTVAGVWPLTEAARNCGMDLYGEKFKRMFDAPLTMAMPNFVLPDFNDSGMMSLQGEADLYELGYARYRNPAYAALLSQSKRQSRMALLYGVTELPPASTLTLASRNSPASGYAILQRGQDQDATWLCAKYGPHGGGHGHPDKNHFLLFAHGQVVAPDGGTHAYGSPLHNGWDKSTFAHNTLVVDETSQKAAEGRSLAFGSEQGVDFSMTEAGAIYAGVRFVRTIALLTPEIIVFMDQVRASEPHTYDLVYHQMGHWQGLTAGQPWTPPNRPGYQYLTEATVRNLGPDGLRLQTTIKADWQPVIHIASGEPVEIITGHGILKTTEDQVPLVIQRRKGTEAAFLWAVSLTNQPVTLRSLPLKDGGGAKLAASEAMLVEVSAGRQRWQLLANPEKRTVVMDGPSLPLTTSPFQVWTK